A DNA window from Pseudomonas resinovorans NBRC 106553 contains the following coding sequences:
- a CDS encoding extracellular solute-binding protein, whose amino-acid sequence MRRLAILLIGLLAQPCFASLIESHGYAQFGALKYPANFEHFDWVNANAPKGGTLRVMAFGTFDTLNPYTFKGTSPVSTPNFLQYGVTELNEPLMVGTGQYDPSGDEPASSYGLIAKSVEYSEDRSWVVFNLREEARFHDGKPITAFDVAFSYRTLVKNGHPQYRTSLQEVKRVDILNRHRIRFVLKRAGNPLLILRLGEMPVLPQHYWKGRDFKATTFEAPLGSGPYRITQVKPGRSLVFERVKDWWGEKLPVNRGKYNFDRVEVEFYRDSNVAFEAFKAGEFDFYIEHQAKNWANGYRFPAIARGEVIRAEIPHQIPTQTQALFMNGRRAVFEDRRVREAMGLMFDFEWTNRTLFNNAYMRASSYYPNSEFSAVGKPEGHEWLLLSPHRKTLPDALFTQPFQVPTTEGRGIPRETLRRALGLLADAGWKLSGQRLVNDRGEPLRFEILLVNPNLERILQPYRENLADIGIDVSLRTVDRAQYKQRLDHFDYDMILMTLPQTLSPGLEQYLYFHSSQVGVKGSKNYAGVANPVVDEMIDKLLGAQSRDEQLAAARALDRTLLWEHYSIPNWYINYHRLAYRNRFAFVTTPPYTLGLRAWWLKPTENTR is encoded by the coding sequence ATGCGTCGTCTCGCCATCCTGCTTATCGGCCTGCTGGCCCAACCCTGCTTCGCCAGCCTTATCGAAAGCCACGGTTACGCACAGTTCGGCGCACTGAAGTACCCCGCCAACTTCGAGCATTTCGACTGGGTCAACGCCAACGCCCCCAAGGGCGGCACCCTGCGGGTCATGGCCTTCGGCACCTTCGACACACTCAACCCCTACACCTTCAAGGGCACCAGCCCGGTGTCCACGCCGAACTTCCTGCAGTACGGCGTGACCGAGCTGAACGAACCACTGATGGTGGGCACCGGCCAGTACGATCCCTCGGGGGACGAGCCCGCGTCGAGCTATGGCCTGATCGCCAAGAGCGTGGAATACAGCGAAGACCGCAGCTGGGTGGTATTCAACCTGCGCGAGGAAGCGCGCTTCCACGATGGCAAGCCGATCACCGCCTTCGATGTCGCCTTCTCCTACCGTACCCTGGTGAAGAACGGCCACCCGCAGTACCGCACCAGCCTGCAGGAAGTCAAAAGGGTCGACATCCTCAACCGCCACCGCATCCGCTTCGTCCTCAAGCGCGCCGGCAACCCGCTGCTGATCCTGCGCCTTGGCGAGATGCCGGTGCTGCCCCAGCACTACTGGAAAGGTCGTGACTTCAAGGCCACCACCTTCGAAGCGCCGCTGGGCAGCGGCCCCTACCGCATCACCCAGGTCAAGCCCGGACGCAGCCTGGTGTTCGAGCGGGTCAAGGACTGGTGGGGCGAGAAGCTGCCGGTCAATCGCGGCAAGTACAACTTCGATCGAGTGGAAGTGGAGTTCTACCGCGACAGCAACGTCGCCTTCGAGGCGTTCAAGGCCGGCGAGTTCGACTTCTACATCGAGCACCAGGCAAAGAACTGGGCCAATGGCTATCGTTTCCCGGCCATCGCCCGTGGCGAGGTGATACGCGCCGAAATCCCCCACCAGATCCCGACCCAGACCCAGGCCCTGTTCATGAACGGCCGGCGCGCGGTGTTCGAGGATCGCCGGGTGCGCGAAGCCATGGGCTTGATGTTCGACTTCGAATGGACCAACCGGACCCTCTTCAACAACGCCTACATGCGCGCCTCCAGCTATTACCCGAACAGCGAGTTCAGCGCCGTGGGCAAGCCCGAGGGGCACGAATGGCTGCTGCTCTCGCCGCACCGCAAGACGTTGCCGGACGCCCTCTTCACCCAACCCTTCCAGGTACCCACCACCGAAGGTCGCGGCATTCCCCGGGAAACCCTTCGCCGCGCCCTGGGTCTATTGGCCGACGCCGGCTGGAAGTTGTCCGGCCAGCGCCTGGTGAATGATCGCGGCGAACCGCTGCGCTTCGAGATCCTGCTGGTCAACCCGAACCTTGAACGCATCCTCCAGCCCTACCGCGAAAACCTGGCCGATATCGGCATCGACGTCAGCCTGCGCACGGTGGACCGCGCCCAGTACAAGCAGCGCCTGGACCACTTCGACTACGACATGATCCTGATGACCCTGCCCCAGACCCTGAGCCCGGGCCTCGAGCAATACCTCTACTTCCATTCCAGCCAGGTAGGCGTGAAGGGCAGCAAGAACTACGCGGGCGTGGCCAACCCGGTGGTCGACGAGATGATCGACAAGCTGCTCGGCGCCCAGAGCCGCGACGAACAATTGGCCGCAGCGCGGGCCCTGGACCGCACCCTGCTCTGGGAGCACTACAGCATCCCCAACTGGTACATCAACTATCACCGCCTGGCGTACCGCAACCGGTTCGCCTTCGTCACCACGCCGCCCTATACCCTGGGCCTGCGTGCCTGGTGGCTGAAGCCCACGGAGAACACCCGATGA
- a CDS encoding extracellular solute-binding protein gives MSKTLRTLCLQGCGALLLSLAGLALAEPKHAITLYDEPAKYPADFTHFSWVNPDAPKGGVLRLSGVGGFDSLNPFIPKGNAADQLGLIYDSLTFHSPDEPFTEYGLLAEKIEKAPDNSYVRFLLNPKARFHDGQPVTAEDVVFTFNTLLEHGDPMYRHYYADVAKVEAEDKLSVRFDFKHSGNRELPLILGQIQILSKHFWEGRDFTKTNMDAPVGSGPYRITKVDAGRSIHYERVKDWWAKDLPVTRGYYNFDGITVDYYRDMSVALEAFKAGQFDFNLEYSAKDWATGYDGPALRSGKIVKESLANHNPTGMQGFAFNIRRPVFQDRRVREAIGLLFDFEWANKQLFFGSYKRTSSYFENSEMASHEMPDADELKILEPLRDQVPAEVFTQVFKPPVSDGSGIIRDQKRRAYQLLMDAGFKIENDKMVGPDGKPLAFEIMIAQANLERVILPFKRNLAELGIDMQIRRVDVSQYINRLRSRDFDMIPATWGQSNSPGNEQMEFWHSRSADSPGSRNFIGLRDPAIDKLVEGLIRADSRQSLVEHARALDRVLLWGHYVVPNYYVDTYRVAYWNQLQRPEHTPLYDYSLMTWWQKPGAETASQSEQSSSEPDNQ, from the coding sequence ATGAGCAAAACGCTGCGCACCCTCTGCCTGCAAGGCTGCGGTGCACTGTTGCTATCCCTGGCCGGTCTGGCACTGGCCGAGCCCAAGCACGCCATCACCCTCTACGACGAGCCCGCCAAGTACCCGGCGGACTTCACCCACTTCTCCTGGGTCAACCCGGACGCCCCCAAGGGCGGCGTCCTGCGCCTTTCCGGCGTCGGCGGCTTCGATAGCCTCAACCCGTTCATTCCCAAGGGCAACGCAGCCGACCAGCTCGGCCTGATCTACGACAGCCTGACCTTCCACTCCCCCGACGAGCCCTTCACCGAGTACGGCCTGCTCGCCGAGAAGATCGAGAAGGCCCCGGACAACAGTTACGTGCGCTTCCTGCTCAACCCCAAGGCGCGCTTCCATGACGGCCAGCCGGTCACGGCCGAGGACGTGGTGTTCACCTTCAACACCCTGCTCGAACATGGCGACCCCATGTACCGCCATTACTACGCCGACGTCGCCAAGGTGGAAGCCGAGGACAAGCTGAGCGTGCGCTTCGACTTCAAGCATTCCGGCAACCGCGAGCTGCCGCTGATCCTCGGCCAGATCCAGATCCTGTCTAAACACTTCTGGGAAGGCCGCGACTTCACCAAGACCAACATGGACGCGCCGGTGGGCAGCGGCCCCTACCGCATCACCAAGGTGGATGCCGGCCGCTCGATCCACTACGAGCGCGTCAAGGACTGGTGGGCCAAGGACCTGCCGGTCACCCGTGGCTACTACAACTTCGACGGCATCACCGTGGACTACTACCGCGACATGTCGGTAGCCCTGGAAGCCTTCAAGGCCGGCCAGTTCGACTTCAACCTGGAGTACTCGGCCAAGGACTGGGCCACCGGCTACGACGGCCCGGCGCTGCGCAGCGGCAAGATCGTCAAGGAATCCCTCGCCAACCATAACCCGACCGGCATGCAGGGCTTCGCCTTCAACATCCGCCGACCGGTGTTCCAGGACCGCCGGGTACGCGAGGCCATCGGCCTGCTGTTCGACTTCGAGTGGGCCAACAAGCAACTCTTCTTCGGCTCCTACAAGCGCACCAGCAGCTATTTCGAGAACTCCGAAATGGCCTCCCACGAGATGCCCGACGCCGACGAGCTGAAGATTCTGGAACCGTTGCGCGACCAGGTTCCGGCGGAAGTCTTCACCCAGGTGTTCAAGCCGCCGGTCAGCGACGGCAGCGGCATCATTCGCGACCAGAAGCGCCGCGCCTACCAGCTGCTGATGGACGCCGGCTTCAAGATCGAGAACGACAAGATGGTTGGTCCCGACGGCAAGCCGCTGGCCTTCGAGATCATGATCGCCCAGGCCAACCTGGAGCGGGTGATCCTGCCGTTCAAGCGCAACCTCGCGGAACTGGGCATCGACATGCAGATCCGTCGCGTGGACGTTTCCCAGTACATCAACCGCCTGCGCTCGCGGGACTTCGACATGATCCCGGCCACCTGGGGCCAATCCAACTCGCCGGGCAACGAGCAGATGGAGTTCTGGCACTCGCGCAGCGCCGACAGCCCCGGCAGCCGCAACTTCATCGGCCTGCGCGACCCGGCCATCGACAAGCTGGTGGAAGGCCTGATCCGCGCCGATTCCCGGCAAAGCCTGGTGGAACACGCCCGTGCCCTGGACCGCGTGCTGCTCTGGGGCCACTACGTGGTGCCCAACTACTACGTCGACACCTACCGCGTGGCCTACTGGAACCAGCTCCAGCGCCCGGAGCACACGCCGCTCTACGACTACAGCCTGATGACCTGGTGGCAGAAACCTGGCGCGGAAACTGCTAGCCAGTCGGAGCAATCCTCTTCCGAGCCGGATAACCAGTAA
- a CDS encoding microcin C ABC transporter permease YejB → MLAYILRRLLLIIPTLFGILLINFIIIQTAPGGPVEQMIAKLEGFDAAAGGATGRISGGGAEVATAGSNYRGAQGLDPELVAEIEKMYGFDKPAPERFWLMISNYLRLDFGNSFFRDAKVTDLILEKLPVSISLGLWSTLIMYLVSIPLGIAKAVRHGSAFDVWSSTAIIVGYAVPAFLFAILLIVLFAGGSYFDWFPLRGLTSNNFEELSLGGKLLDYFWHLALPVTALVIGNFATLTLLTKNSFLDEINKQYVTTARAKGLSENRVLYGHVFRNAMLLIIAGFPAAFIGIFFTGSLLIEVIFSLDGLGLMSFESALNRDYPVVFGTLFIFTLLGLVVKLIGDLTYTLVDPRIDFESREG, encoded by the coding sequence ATGCTCGCCTACATACTGCGTCGACTGCTGCTGATCATCCCCACCCTGTTCGGCATCCTGCTGATCAACTTCATCATCATCCAGACCGCCCCGGGCGGCCCGGTGGAGCAGATGATCGCCAAGCTGGAGGGCTTCGATGCCGCCGCCGGCGGGGCCACCGGACGCATCTCCGGAGGTGGCGCCGAAGTCGCCACGGCAGGTTCCAACTACCGCGGCGCCCAGGGCCTGGACCCGGAGCTGGTGGCCGAGATCGAGAAGATGTACGGCTTCGACAAGCCGGCACCGGAACGCTTCTGGCTGATGATCAGCAACTACCTCAGGCTGGACTTCGGCAACAGCTTCTTCCGTGACGCCAAGGTCACCGACCTGATCCTGGAGAAACTACCGGTGTCCATCTCCCTCGGGCTCTGGAGCACCCTGATCATGTACCTGGTGTCCATCCCGCTGGGCATCGCCAAGGCCGTGCGCCACGGCAGCGCCTTCGACGTCTGGAGCAGCACCGCGATCATCGTCGGCTACGCCGTACCGGCCTTCCTCTTCGCCATCCTGCTGATCGTGCTCTTCGCCGGCGGCAGCTATTTCGACTGGTTCCCGCTACGCGGCCTGACCTCGAACAACTTCGAGGAGCTCAGCCTGGGCGGCAAGCTGCTCGACTACTTCTGGCACCTGGCCCTGCCGGTGACCGCCCTGGTGATCGGCAACTTCGCCACCCTCACCCTGCTGACCAAGAACAGCTTCCTCGACGAGATCAACAAGCAATACGTGACCACTGCCCGCGCCAAGGGCCTGTCGGAGAACCGCGTCCTCTACGGCCACGTGTTCCGCAACGCCATGCTGCTGATCATCGCCGGCTTCCCGGCGGCCTTCATCGGCATCTTCTTCACCGGCTCCTTGCTGATCGAGGTGATCTTCTCCCTCGACGGGCTGGGCCTGATGAGCTTCGAATCCGCCCTCAACCGCGACTATCCGGTGGTGTTCGGCACCCTCTTCATCTTCACCTTGCTGGGACTGGTCGTGAAACTGATCGGCGATCTCACCTACACCCTGGTCGACCCGCGTATCGACTTCGAAAGCCGGGAGGGTTGA
- a CDS encoding ABC transporter permease, with amino-acid sequence MDLSPINRRRFERFKANKRGWWSLWLFLVLFILSLGAELIANDKPLAVSFDGQWYFPVLKRYPETTFGGEFPLEANYKTPYIRELIESGKGRMIWAPIPFSYDTINYDLKVPAPAPPSAENWLGTDDQGRDVMARVIYGFRVSVLFALTLTLLSSIIGVIAGALQGFYGGWVDLVGQRFLEIWSGLPVLYLLIILASFVQPNFWWLLGIMLLFSWMSLVDVVRAEFLRGRNLEYVRAARALGMQNGAIMFRHILPNAMVSTMTYMPFILTGAIGTLTALDFLGFGLPPGAPSLGELVAQGKSNLQAPWLGISAFVVLAAMLTLLVFIGEAARDAFDPRK; translated from the coding sequence ATGGACCTCTCCCCTATCAACCGTCGCCGCTTCGAGCGCTTCAAGGCCAACAAGCGCGGCTGGTGGTCGCTCTGGCTGTTCCTGGTGCTGTTCATCCTCAGCCTGGGGGCGGAGCTGATCGCCAACGACAAGCCACTGGCCGTCAGCTTCGACGGCCAGTGGTACTTCCCGGTGCTCAAGCGCTATCCGGAAACCACCTTCGGTGGCGAGTTCCCCCTGGAGGCGAACTACAAGACGCCCTACATCCGCGAGCTGATCGAGTCCGGCAAGGGCCGGATGATCTGGGCGCCGATCCCCTTCAGCTACGACACCATCAACTACGACCTCAAGGTGCCGGCACCCGCGCCACCCTCGGCGGAAAACTGGCTGGGTACCGACGACCAGGGCCGCGACGTGATGGCGCGGGTCATCTACGGCTTCCGCGTGTCGGTGCTCTTCGCCCTGACCCTGACCCTGCTGAGCTCCATCATCGGGGTCATCGCAGGTGCCCTGCAGGGCTTCTACGGCGGCTGGGTTGACCTCGTCGGCCAGCGTTTCCTGGAGATCTGGTCGGGCCTGCCGGTGCTCTATCTGCTGATCATCCTCGCCAGCTTTGTGCAGCCGAACTTCTGGTGGCTGCTGGGCATCATGCTGCTGTTCTCCTGGATGAGCCTGGTGGACGTGGTGCGCGCCGAGTTCCTCCGTGGCCGCAACCTGGAGTACGTGCGCGCGGCTCGCGCGCTGGGCATGCAGAACGGCGCCATCATGTTCCGCCACATCCTGCCCAATGCCATGGTCTCCACCATGACCTACATGCCCTTCATCCTCACGGGCGCCATCGGCACCCTGACCGCGCTGGACTTCCTCGGCTTCGGCCTGCCGCCGGGCGCACCGTCCCTGGGCGAGCTGGTGGCCCAGGGCAAATCCAACCTGCAGGCACCCTGGCTCGGCATCTCCGCCTTCGTGGTACTGGCGGCCATGCTGACCCTGCTGGTGTTCATCGGCGAAGCCGCGCGCGATGCCTTCGACCCGAGGAAGTGA
- a CDS encoding ABC transporter ATP-binding protein, producing MSENLIEIRDLAVEFVTGDKTQRVVEGISFDIRKGETLALVGESGSGKSVTAHSILRLLHYPLARHPSGTIHYAGKDLLKLPEAKLRGIRGNRIAMVFQEPMTSLNPLHNIEKQINEVLALHKGLTGKAATRRTLELLELVGIPEPHKRLKAFPHELSGGQRQRVMIAMALANEPELLIADEPTTALDVTVQLKILELLKELQARLGMALLLISHDLNLVRRIAHRVCVMQRGCIVEQASCDELFHAPKHPYTRELLGAEPSGRPADNPVGGPLLEVKDLRVWFPIKKGLLRHTVDHVKAVDGVNFSLPRGQTLGIVGESGSGKSTLGLAILRLLGSRGDIRFQGQALDGLSQKEVRPFRREMQVVFQDPFGSLSPRMCVGDIVGEGLRIHRMGTEAEQEQAIIDALLEVGLDPETRNRYPHEFSGGQRQRIAIARALVLKPALILLDEPTSALDRTVQRQVVELLRRLQTKYDLTYLFISHDLAVVRALSHQLMVIKHGQVVEQGPADAIFAAPQHSYTKQLLEAAFLAPETAH from the coding sequence ATGAGCGAGAACCTGATCGAAATCCGCGACCTCGCCGTCGAGTTCGTCACCGGCGACAAGACCCAGCGCGTGGTCGAAGGCATCAGCTTCGACATTCGCAAGGGCGAGACTCTGGCACTGGTGGGCGAAAGCGGCTCCGGCAAATCGGTGACGGCGCACTCCATCCTGCGCCTGTTGCACTACCCCCTGGCGCGTCATCCCAGCGGCACCATCCACTACGCCGGCAAGGACCTCTTGAAGCTTCCGGAGGCCAAGCTGCGCGGCATTCGCGGCAACCGCATCGCCATGGTCTTCCAGGAGCCGATGACCTCGCTCAACCCGCTGCACAATATCGAGAAGCAGATCAACGAGGTGCTCGCCCTGCACAAGGGGCTCACCGGCAAGGCCGCCACCCGGCGTACCCTGGAGCTGCTGGAGCTGGTGGGCATCCCCGAACCGCACAAGCGCCTGAAGGCCTTCCCCCACGAGCTCTCGGGTGGCCAGCGCCAACGGGTGATGATCGCCATGGCCCTGGCCAACGAGCCGGAACTGCTGATCGCCGACGAACCCACCACGGCCCTGGACGTCACCGTCCAGCTGAAAATCCTCGAGCTGCTCAAGGAACTGCAGGCGCGCCTGGGCATGGCCCTGCTGCTGATCAGCCATGATCTGAACCTGGTTCGGCGAATTGCGCATCGCGTATGTGTCATGCAGCGCGGTTGTATCGTCGAACAAGCGTCGTGTGATGAGCTGTTCCATGCACCCAAGCATCCCTACACCCGGGAACTGCTCGGCGCAGAGCCTTCGGGCCGGCCGGCGGACAACCCCGTAGGGGGCCCGCTGCTGGAGGTCAAGGACCTGCGCGTGTGGTTCCCGATCAAGAAGGGGCTGCTGCGGCACACCGTGGATCACGTCAAGGCCGTGGACGGCGTCAATTTCAGCCTGCCCCGGGGTCAGACCCTGGGGATCGTGGGCGAAAGCGGCTCCGGCAAGTCCACGCTGGGCCTGGCGATCCTCCGGTTGCTCGGCAGCCGGGGCGACATCCGCTTCCAGGGCCAAGCCCTGGACGGCCTGTCGCAGAAGGAAGTGCGGCCGTTTCGGCGCGAGATGCAGGTGGTCTTCCAGGACCCCTTCGGCAGTCTGAGCCCACGCATGTGCGTGGGCGACATTGTCGGCGAGGGCCTGCGGATCCACCGCATGGGCACCGAGGCGGAGCAGGAGCAGGCCATCATCGACGCGCTCCTGGAGGTAGGTCTGGACCCGGAAACCCGGAACCGCTACCCCCACGAGTTTTCCGGAGGGCAGCGGCAGCGGATTGCCATTGCCCGGGCATTGGTGCTGAAACCGGCACTGATCCTGCTGGACGAGCCCACCTCGGCGCTCGACCGGACGGTTCAGCGCCAAGTGGTGGAGTTGTTGCGCAGGCTACAGACCAAGTACGACCTGACCTACCTGTTCATCAGCCATGACCTGGCTGTGGTCCGGGCTCTGAGCCACCAGCTGATGGTGATCAAGCACGGTCAGGTGGTCGAACAGGGTCCGGCCGACGCCATTTTCGCCGCCCCGCAGCACAGCTATACGAAGCAGTTGCTGGAAGCCGCATTCCTGGCTCCGGAAACTGCCCATTAA
- the fabI gene encoding enoyl-ACP reductase FabI, producing the protein MGFLAGKRVLIVGVASKLSIASGIAAAMHREGAELAFTYQNEKLKGRVEEFAASWGSNADLCFPCDVANDEEITAVFEALGKKWDGLDCIVHSVGFAPGDQLDGDFTEVTTREGFRIAHDISAYSFVALAKGGRELMKGRNGSLLTLSYLGAERTMPNYNVMGMAKASLEAGVRYLAGSLGPEGTRVNAISAGPIRTLAASGIKSFRKMLAANEKQTPLRRNVTIEEVGNAGAFLCSDLASGISGEIMYVDGGFNTTAMGNIED; encoded by the coding sequence ATGGGTTTTCTCGCCGGTAAGCGCGTACTGATCGTTGGCGTAGCCAGCAAACTGTCCATCGCATCGGGCATCGCTGCAGCCATGCATCGCGAAGGCGCCGAGCTCGCCTTCACCTACCAGAACGAAAAGCTGAAAGGCCGTGTGGAAGAGTTCGCCGCGAGCTGGGGCTCCAACGCCGACCTCTGCTTCCCCTGCGACGTGGCCAATGACGAAGAGATCACCGCGGTCTTCGAGGCCCTCGGCAAGAAGTGGGATGGCCTGGACTGCATCGTCCACTCCGTCGGCTTCGCCCCGGGCGACCAACTGGACGGCGACTTCACCGAAGTCACCACCCGTGAGGGCTTTCGCATCGCCCACGACATCAGCGCCTACAGCTTCGTAGCCCTGGCCAAGGGCGGCCGTGAGCTGATGAAGGGCCGCAACGGCAGCCTGCTGACCCTGTCCTACCTGGGCGCCGAGCGCACCATGCCGAACTACAACGTGATGGGCATGGCCAAGGCCAGCCTGGAAGCCGGCGTCCGCTACCTGGCCGGCAGCCTCGGCCCGGAAGGCACCCGCGTCAACGCCATCTCCGCCGGCCCCATCCGCACCCTGGCCGCTTCCGGCATCAAGAGCTTCCGCAAGATGCTCGCCGCCAACGAGAAGCAGACCCCCCTGCGCCGCAACGTGACCATCGAAGAAGTCGGCAACGCCGGCGCCTTCCTGTGCTCGGACCTGGCCTCGGGCATCAGCGGCGAGATCATGTACGTCGACGGCGGTTTCAATACCACCGCCATGGGCAATATCGAAGACTGA
- a CDS encoding SurA N-terminal domain-containing protein, with protein MLQNIRDNSQGWIAKTIIGVIIMLLALTGFDAIFNATSNRQNAAEVNGDEITLDQLNEAVNMQRRQLQQQLGKDFDASLLDENLLRDAALKSLIERKLLLQGAEKADFAFSQPALDQLILQTPEFQVDGKFNADRFDQVIRQMNYSRLQFRQMLEQEMLIGQLRAGLAGSGFVTDAEVQTFANLEKQTRDFATLTLKADPAAVSVSDDEIKAYYEAHIDQFMSPEQVVIEYVELKKAAFFDQVEAKDEDLQALYQKEIGNLAEQRQAAHILVEVSDKLNEDQAKAKIEQIKQRLEKGEDFAALAKEFSDDSGSASNGGDLGYAGQGVYEPAFEEALYALKQGEVSAPVRTQYGWHLIKLLGVQAPEVPSFESLKPKLVHDIKTQQVEQRFVEASKQLEDAAFEASDLAQPAQELGLEVRTSAAFGREGGEGLTANRQVIQAAFSQEVLEDGANSSAIELDPDTVVVLRVKEHKKPEQLALEKVTDSIREHLVAQKASEAVKAKGEALIASLREGKTPIEQAAEGQSWQVVEAATRSQEGIEPLLLQSLFRMPKPAAADKPEFTGVKLNNGDFVVIRLNGVNQPEEQLSAEEKAMYSRFLASRSGQQDFAAFRRQLEEQAKIERF; from the coding sequence ATGCTGCAGAACATTCGGGACAATTCACAGGGGTGGATTGCCAAAACCATCATTGGCGTGATCATCATGCTGCTGGCGCTGACCGGCTTCGACGCCATTTTCAATGCCACCAGCAATCGCCAGAACGCGGCTGAGGTCAACGGTGACGAGATCACCCTGGACCAACTGAACGAAGCCGTGAACATGCAGCGTCGCCAGTTGCAGCAGCAGTTGGGCAAGGACTTCGATGCTTCCCTGCTGGACGAGAACCTGCTGCGTGACGCGGCGCTGAAAAGCCTGATCGAACGCAAGCTGCTGCTGCAGGGCGCCGAGAAAGCCGATTTCGCCTTCTCGCAGCCCGCCCTCGACCAGCTCATCCTGCAGACGCCGGAGTTCCAGGTGGACGGCAAGTTCAACGCCGACCGCTTCGACCAGGTCATCCGCCAGATGAACTACAGCCGCCTGCAATTCCGCCAGATGCTCGAGCAGGAAATGCTGATCGGCCAGCTGCGCGCTGGTCTTGCCGGCAGCGGTTTCGTCACCGATGCCGAGGTCCAGACCTTCGCCAACCTCGAGAAGCAGACCCGCGATTTCGCAACCCTGACCCTGAAGGCCGACCCGGCTGCGGTCAGCGTGTCCGACGACGAGATCAAGGCTTACTACGAAGCTCATATCGACCAGTTCATGAGCCCCGAGCAGGTCGTGATCGAGTACGTCGAACTAAAGAAGGCCGCCTTCTTCGATCAGGTCGAGGCCAAGGACGAAGATCTCCAGGCCCTGTACCAGAAAGAGATCGGCAACCTCGCCGAGCAGCGTCAGGCCGCCCACATCCTGGTGGAAGTGAGCGACAAGCTGAACGAGGACCAGGCCAAGGCCAAGATCGAGCAGATCAAGCAGCGCCTGGAAAAGGGTGAAGACTTTGCCGCACTGGCCAAGGAGTTCTCCGACGACTCCGGTTCGGCCAGCAACGGCGGCGATCTGGGCTACGCCGGTCAAGGCGTCTATGAGCCCGCCTTCGAAGAGGCGCTTTACGCGCTGAAGCAGGGCGAGGTTTCGGCTCCGGTGCGTACCCAGTACGGCTGGCACCTGATCAAGCTGCTGGGTGTGCAGGCACCTGAAGTGCCGAGCTTCGAGAGCCTCAAGCCGAAGCTGGTGCATGACATCAAGACCCAGCAGGTCGAGCAGCGCTTCGTCGAGGCGAGCAAGCAACTGGAAGACGCAGCCTTCGAGGCTTCCGACCTGGCCCAGCCGGCCCAGGAACTGGGCCTGGAAGTGCGGACCAGCGCGGCCTTCGGTCGTGAAGGTGGCGAAGGCCTTACCGCCAATCGCCAGGTCATCCAGGCCGCCTTCAGCCAGGAAGTGCTGGAAGATGGCGCCAACAGCTCGGCCATCGAGCTGGACCCGGACACCGTGGTCGTCCTGCGCGTCAAGGAGCACAAGAAGCCTGAGCAACTGGCACTGGAGAAGGTCACCGACAGCATTCGTGAGCATCTGGTCGCCCAGAAAGCCAGCGAAGCCGTCAAGGCCAAGGGCGAAGCCCTGATCGCCAGCCTGCGCGAAGGCAAGACCCCGATCGAGCAAGCCGCCGAAGGCCAGTCCTGGCAAGTGGTGGAAGCCGCCACCCGCAGCCAGGAAGGGATCGAGCCGCTGCTGCTGCAGTCGCTGTTCCGCATGCCCAAGCCGGCTGCCGCGGACAAGCCCGAGTTCACCGGTGTGAAACTGAACAACGGTGACTTCGTGGTGATCCGCCTGAACGGCGTCAACCAGCCCGAGGAGCAGCTCTCCGCAGAGGAAAAAGCGATGTACAGCCGCTTCCTCGCCTCGCGCAGCGGGCAGCAGGATTTCGCTGCCTTCCGCCGCCAGTTGGAAGAGCAGGCGAAGATCGAGCGTTTCTGA
- the hupB gene encoding nucleoid-associated protein HU-beta yields the protein MNKSELIDAIAASADIPKAVAGRALDAVIESVTGALKAGDSVVLVGFGTFAVKERAARTGRNPQTGKPIKIAAAKIPGFKAGKALKDAVN from the coding sequence GTGAACAAGTCGGAACTGATTGATGCTATCGCCGCATCTGCTGACATCCCGAAAGCTGTAGCTGGCCGCGCGCTCGACGCAGTTATCGAATCCGTTACTGGCGCTCTGAAGGCTGGTGACTCCGTTGTCCTGGTTGGCTTCGGTACTTTCGCCGTTAAAGAGCGCGCTGCTCGCACCGGCCGCAACCCGCAGACTGGCAAGCCGATCAAGATCGCCGCTGCCAAGATCCCTGGCTTCAAGGCCGGCAAAGCTCTGAAAGACGCCGTCAACTAA